A stretch of DNA from Poecilia reticulata strain Guanapo linkage group LG18, Guppy_female_1.0+MT, whole genome shotgun sequence:
NNNNNNNNNNNNNNNNNNNNNNNNNNNNNNNNNNNNNNNNNNNNNNNNNNNNNNNNNNNNNNNNNNNNNNNNNNNNNNNNNNNNNNNNNNNNNNNNNNNNNNNNNNNNNNNNNNNNNNNNNNNNNNNNNNNNNNNNNNNNNNNNNNNNNNNNNNNNNNNNNNNNNNNNNNNNNNNNNNNNNNNNNNNNNNNNNNNNNNNNNNNNNNNNNNNNNNNNNNNNNNNNNNNNNNNNNNNNNNNNNNNNNNNNNNNNNNNNNNNNNNNNNNNNNNNNNNNNNNNNNNNNNNNNNNNNNNNNNNNNNNNNNNNNNNNNNNNNNNNNNNNNNNNNNNNNNNNNNNNNNNNNNNNNNNNNNNNNNNNNNNNNNNNNNNNNNNNNNNNNNNNNNNNNNNNNNNNNNNNNNNNNNNNNNNNNNNNNNNNNNNNNNNNNNNNNNNNNNNNNNNNNNNNNNNNNNNNNNNNNNNNNNNNNNNNNNNNNNNNNNNNNNNNNNNNNNNNNNNNNNNNNNNNNNNNNNNNNNNNNNNNNNNNNNNNNNNNNNNNNNNNNNNNNNNNNNNNNNNNNNNNNNNNNNNNNNNNNNNNNNNNNNNNNNNNNNNNNNNNNNNNNNNNNNNNNNNNNNNNNNNNNNNNNNNNNNNNNNNNNNNNNNNNNNNNNNNNNNNNNNNNNNNNNNNNNNNNNNNNNNNNNNNNNNNNNNNNNNNNNNNNNNNNNNNNNNNNNNNNNNNNNNNNNNNNNNNNNNNNNNNNNNNNNNNNNNNNNNNNNNNNNNNNNNNNNNNNNNNNNNNNNNNNNNNNNNNNNNNNNNNNNNNNNNNNNNNNNNNNNNNNNNNNNNNNNNNNNNNNNNNNNNNNNNNNNNNNNNNNNNNNNNNNNNNNNNNNNNNNNNNNNNNNNNNNNNNNNNNNNNNNNNNNNNNNNNNNNNNNNNNNNNNNNNNNNNNNNNNNNNNNNNNNNNNNNNNNNNNNNNNNNNNNNNNNNNNNNNNNNNNNNNNNNNNNNNNNNNNNNNNNNNNNNNNNNNNNNNNNNNNNNNNNNNNNNNNNNNNNNNNNNNNNNNNNNNNNNNNNNNNNNNNNNNNNNNNNNNNNNNNNNNNNNNNNNNNNNNNNNNNNNNNNNNNNNNNNNNNNNNNNNNNNNNNNNNNNNNNNNNNNNNNNNNNNNNNNNNNNNNNNNNNNNNNNNNNNNNNNNNNNNNNNNNNNNNNNNNNNNNNNNNNNNNNNNNNNNNNNNNNNNNNNNNNNNNNNNNNNNNNNNNNNNNNNNNNNNNNNNNNNNNNNNNNNNNNNNNNNNNNNNNNNNNNNNNNNNNNNNNNNNNNNNNNNNNNNNNNNNNNNNNNNNNNNNNNNNNNNNNNNNNNNNNNNNNNNNNNNNNNNNNNNNNNNNNNNNNNNNNNNNNNNNNNNNNNNNNNNNNNNNNNNNNNNNNNNNNNNNNNNNNNNNNNNNNNNNNNNNNNNNNNNNNNNNNNNNNNNNNNNNNNNNNNNNNNNNNNNNNNNNNNNNNNNNNNNNNNNNNNNNNNNNNNNNNNNNNNNNNNNNNNNNNNNNNNNNNNNNNNNNNNNNNNNNNNNNNNNNNNNNNNNNNNNNNNNNNNNNNNNNNNNNNNNNNNNNNNNNNNNNNNNNNNNNNNNNNNNNNNNNNNNNNNNNNNNNNNNNNNNNNNNNNNNNNNNNNNNNNNNNNNNNNNNNNNNNNNNNNNNNNNNNNNNNNNNNNNNNNNNNNNNNNNNNNNNNNNNNNNNNNNNNNNNNNNNNNNNNNNNNNNNNNNNNNNNNNNNNNNNNNNNNNNNNNNNNNNNNNNNNNNNNNNNNNNNNNNNNNNNNNNNNNNNNNNNNNNNNNNNNNNNNNNNNNNNNNNNNNNNNNNNNNNNNNNNNNNNNNNNNNNNNNNNNNNNNNNNNNNNNNNNNNNNNNNNNNNNNNNNNNNNNNNNNNNNNNNNNNNNNNNNNNNNNNNNNNNNNNNNNNNNNNNNNNNNNNNNNNNNNNNNNNNNNNNNNNNNNNNNNNNNNNNNNNNNNNNNNNNNNNNNNNNNNNNNNNNNNNNNNNNNNNNNNNNNNNNNNNNNNNNNNNNNNNNNNNNNNNNNNNNNNNNNNNNNNNNNNNNNNNNNNNNNNNNNNNNNNNNNNNNNNNNNNNNNNNNNNNNNNNNNNNNNNNNNNNNNNNNNNNNNNNNNNNNNNNNNNNNNNNNNNNNNNNNNNNNNNNNNNNNNNNNNNNNNNNNNNNNNNNNNNNNNNNNNNNNNNNNNNNNNNNNNNNNNNNNNNNNNNNNNNNNNNNNNNNNNNNNNNNNNNNNNNNNNNNNNNNNNNNNNNNNNNNNNNNNNNNNNNNNNNNNNNNNNNNNNNNNNNNNNNNNNNNNNNNNNNNNNNNNNNNNNNNNNNNNNNNNNNNNNNNNNNNNNNNNNNNNNNNNNNNNNNNNNNNNNNNNNNNNNNNNNNNNNNNNNNNNNNNNNNNNNNNNNNNNNNNNNNNNNNNNNNNNNNNNNNNNNNNNNNNNNNNNNNNNNNNNNNNNNNNNNNNNNNNNNNNNNNNNNNNNNNNNNNNNNNNNNNNNNNNNNNNNNNNNNNNNNNNNNNNNNNNNNNNNNNNNNNNNNNNNNNNNNNNNNNNNNNNNNNNNNNNNNNNNNNNNNNNNNNNNNNNNNNNNNNNNNNNNNNNNNNNNNNNNNNNNNNNNNNNNNNNNNNNNNNNNNNNNNNNNNNNNNNNNNNNNNNNNNNNNNNNNNNNNNNNNNNNNNNNNNNNNNNNNNNNNNNNNNNNNNNNNNNNNNNNNNNNNNNNNNNNNNNNNNNNNNNNNNNNNNNNNNNNNNNNNNNNNNNNNNNNagaaagtatccattattaaatctacttaagtaaagtacagatacacgaaaactgtacttaagtacagtaacgaagtacttgtacttcgttacttctgGTTCACCTGGCAAAgagcagacagacacacagcacTCAGGTTCTACCCAGAACCTGAGTGTACaataacgaagtacttgtacttcgttacttcccaccactggtaaTGATCAGGATTTAGTGACTGCTGAATAAAGCACAACAATGTGGAAATGTTCCTCACCATCTGGTATTTGCATTCCATCAGCAGACGAATCTTTGGTCCAGGCAGCAGCCATTGCTTCTCTTTCTTGTCGGCTCAGCGTCGTAGTCTCAGGGTGGCATTCCTGAATGTGGCGACGGAAGCTGCTCACCTTGCTTTCATGCAAGACCTGAGAACACACCATGCAAAAAGTGCCCTGGTCTTGGGGCCCATAGGCTACTAGATAGTCGAGGCGAAGTCGCCAGGGGTCACCCCCTCTCAGGCGCCTCTTCCTGGACTGCCGGAGAGGCTGGGATGGCAGGCGTGGGGCCCCGACCCCTCCATCCTCACCGATCAGACGAATGTCCTGAGTTAAAGTGCTGTCACCCTCTGGGAACATGTCAGCGTTGATTGGAACCGTCTTAAGGTCTTCTGTGAAAATGTCCGCCCCCTTTGCTTTGGTGTTGGGTGTAGGTTCTGGCTTGACCGAGTCTGGTTCACCTGGCAAAgagcagacagacacacagcacTCAGGTTCTACCCAGAATAATGCACCACTTAAAGGCTCTCCAAAGGTTCAAGCACTTTTACCAACATTAACGCAACAAACCTTTGAATCATCATCTCTACAACATTTTCTAGGACACAGCAGAGGCTAGCTGTTACCATGGTGATGTTGATCAGGATATGAAGTGATTAGGGGGTGATAAGAAAGCAAATCATAAGATTAATCATCCGTACCTTAGTAATCATTTATTGCAAACGTGAATCTAACATAGAGTGAAATGTTCTTATGTCTTATGTTTGAGGctgtgatgtaaaacactttgaactgccttgttgctgaaatgtgccatgcaaataaacttgactcaACAGTGGCTGATGTTCTCACCGTGGGTCTGGGCCCAGGCCTGTAGGATGCAGTGCTTCTCCTCTGAGCTGTACACCAGCGAGTTGGGGTGGGTTTCCAGCACATGGCTCTTTATGTGATCCAAGTGGAGTGAGGGGAGTACTGCTCCACACACCATGCAGAGCAGGCGGCCGGCCTCAGCCTCATACTCCATCAGGAACTCCTGGCGGAACCAAGCGTGCAGAGAGTCATTCAGGTAGCGCTCCAAGGTCCGCGCCGACGGGCCGGGGAGCTCGTGCTCCTCCTCTTGGGGTTGGAGGCTCTCGTCCTCTACGGTCCGTGGAGTCAAAGCGGGGGGCTGCAGTTCCTGCAGTGGAACCGGATCTGGAGTTTCTGGGTATATTGTATTTTGGAACAtccagacaaaacaaacataaaaaacatctgtttagaACACGACCTGAGAAACAGAAGCAGATCAGGATCTTTTATTTAAGAAAGCAGTTATCAGAGGATTGTAGCTTACAGACAGCCCGGTCCATTGTTAGGCTTGATGAGTTCAGATACTGAAGTGTAAAGCAGGTAATGTGCTGCTTGGGGATGTTAAACTGGTACCTTTGCTCTCCAACAGTTATCTTAACTCAAGCAGTAAGTCAGATAGCAGATTGCTGGGTTCTGCTGTTCCTAACAGAATAGCTTGTAAAGAATATTACAAACTATTCCTTATGGGAGTTTAACAGCCCAGTCGCCTGCTGGAGGCTCAGACTGTAAAGATAATTTCTTATGTTAGTGTGAGTCTCCCCacagagctgctggttcagtTGGAGCAGCAGAACTCTAACAGAACCACAACAAGACTTTTCTGACATTGGGTCTCTTCAAagagttaaaatgtttcatgtttgctTTAATTCATGCTTGCCAACTTCTCATTAGCACATGTATATATCTTGGTCCTTTTCTGCCAGCTATaattgaacagaaaaacaaattgttttgtcatgttttaacaAGAAACTTTGATGAATTGGATCACACTTTTCTGTAATCGCACAATTACgaacaagaaggaaaaagacatgtggttttaaattaattaaatgaaattaatgttaatttaaatgtttgggtttttgttagataaaaaaatgtgatgtatGTGGGAAAAGGTGTTTATTTTCAGTCTACCTGAGTCAGTACTTGGATAGCTCTGGATAACTCCAGAAATACAAAGAATTATCACAATCATTCCTTGTAGCTCTGGCTTTCTTCTTCACTTAGTTACCTAATCGGCAATTTCTGAAGTCAACTTGTTGCACTAAATTCTATATAGAGGCATCAGAGTAGAGaagaacaaatacaaatttacCCTACACTTTATAGAAGAATATTTGGAAAATGGTTAGAAATCATAATCATATCGTACAGTCTGTATATCTGGCTTTTGTAATCCCAATTATCTTGCACAGTGTCCCATACACTGATGGGGTACAGTCCCCAAAACATCACAAAGTCACACCACTGTCCTCTCCACCTCTTGCCACCCCAAGTCAGAACATAATGCACATTCCCAATGAATATGAGATCTAAAAAACTCACTCTACTCACCACCTATATGCTGACCAAAGTGCATAGAATCCTCTTCTCCCTGGAGCGAGGGTCCAGCAGCAGACCTCTGACCTGCCCCCAGACTCAGATGGCTCTCCCATCCAGAGCGGATCACCTCCTTGTCTGCAGCACTCCACAGTAGAGAGTCCGGGTGCTTCTGCCTGATGTGTCTCTTGATGGTACTGAGCTTCAGGGTGGCGAGCGTGCTGCCACACACCATGCAGATCATTCCGTGCCTTTGGGGATCAAAGTCCATCAAGTACTCGCTGCGCCAGTATTCGTGGTAGTAGCGGCGGTGATCGCGGCCAGGAATCCTGCTCAGGCCTGGACGTGACGCTCTCTGGACCCTGGGTTTGCGTCCCGAAGGCCCGGGCGCTGGAGAGAGGAGGAGTGGTTGGTCGGGTCCCTCTGTGATGCTCCAGTAGCTGGTGGCAGGTGATCTTACAGGTGTGACCATACCTGTCTCAGAGTCCTCTCCACCATGGCCATTGGCAAGATTGTCTTCTTCAGAGAGCAAGACAATACACAGATCAGCCACACTGGTAAACAGTAAATTAGATCTAAGCTGAACACACAGCTTGTCCTTTAACTCCAGCTCAACTCCAGAGTTGAGCTTTGATTCATACTCAATCTGCCAACACAAATTCCAAATTATTACAGTACAGTGGCTAGATATGCAATATCACTCCAGTTAGATTACTTCACTTCAACACTAATAGTCCTGACATTTGCATTAAATGCACTTCCCAGAAAGGACATGGCCACATACAAAGTAGCCTCACGTATTAGTTTGTTGGAAGGCTGTGTTGACTGTGATTAGTTCAATGATTGGTAAGGAGGTTCCTTTAAATTCTAAAATGTGCATCTTAAATATGTATCCTAAAGACCTTGTTATCTCAAACAATTCAAAATCCCTACTTAGTGATTGTTTTTTGGAAGCTAAATGCTGTGTTGTATTCTCATGGAAGGAAGAGACATTATCTGGAATTTCACAGCggatgaaataaataactttttacattGCCCTTGAGAAGATCAGctattttactaataaaaagcTTAACAGATTTTGGGAGATCTGGACTGTCTTTTACTCATCGCTAGGCCAAAATGATATCCAACTTGACGTGGGAAGAAAACTTGTCATGAGGTCATGTGGCTGTCTAGAAGAAGAATATGTGTTTATGGTGATTGGTCTGCTGGTGggtctgctttttgtttttttgttttgcccctaccgtctgtgtgtgtttgctttttttcgtCTGgggttatttttatgtatttatgagTGTGCATGTCCATGTGCTCTTGTGAATATTAATAAAGAGatgctgaaaaaaagaaagcaaagaaaaaggtCAGGAGGGAAACCCAGACATCCATCCTGTTCAGATGCCCCAGCCACCTCAAGTGAGTCCTTTGGATTTAATTGTTCTACAATATTAAATGGATGCTTGTTTTGTATGttgctttatgttttcataactACGTtagaataatatttttaaaatgactgactTAATGACCCTGACCTAAATTTTATTTGACAACTTGTGACTGAACTAAAATTTCattcttgatttttaaaatatgttcagttaaaaataagacatttttaatttattggcaAGGTTATATGAAGCAACTGACTATCAACACTGTCATATTTGTTATCAAATACAAATAACATTCTTATCATTATACATATTTGTAAATATCAAAGCAGCAATATTGCCTTTCGTTTGTTTCTGTTACTACTTTGATACAATTACTCATGTTTATTAACAGAATCTCATAAAAAATGTCGGGGCAAATTATGTGACTGTTCGATTTGGTAACTCCAGAGGGCGCTGTTAAGCTTCACCTAAATACTGCTCCACCACATTGAAAGGAAATGGTTGTGGTGGATTAATGATGTGCTAAATCgtaacaaaaaaattcaaaagtgaAAAGGTCAAAATTATTAGCCCTCATTCATTTAATGGTTGATAGTGTGGCCTCTCTGCCTTACAGTTGACAACAGCTTCTGTCTGTAGTTCTTCATAAGGTTGACATGTCTGTCTCTTGAGGTATGGCAAATCACTGTAGACCACACATCTGCATTATGTGGTCTTCTAGCACATAATGCAGAAGACCACATAATGGTCTTTGGTCCCATTGAGAATCTTTGGCACCTGCCAAAGATTCTCAATGGGACTGATATTTGCTATCTCTGAGGGCCACTCCATGACCCAGATCTAAACGAGAcagatttctttaaattattcttcAAAATGACAAGATAATACTCTTTTTTATGATCCTATGAACACAAACAAGGTTCCCAGTGGCTGAAGCAGCAAAACTGTCCCACAACATCATGTTCCCATCACTATGTTTAACAGTGGAAGGTGTATTTTTAGGGTTGAAGGTCTCTATGTGTCTTCTCCAATCAAAAGCAACATCCTTGCGCCCAAAGATCTCAAGATCAGTCTCATCAGACTAAAGAACAGACTTCTAAAAGAAATCCCCATGTTTCAAATGCACATGAGCAAACTCTAGTCAGGTACTGATGTCATTGTTTCAGTAACTCAGTTTTTCTTGGATGATAACCTTGAAGTCTTCCATGATGAAGAGCTTTCACAACTATCTTCCTTAACACTCCAATAGAATCTCCAATAGAATCCAGCTAAGCAGCAATGACTTGGCAGAGATCGAGGGATGAATGTTGAcatctgattaatttttttaaatgttgcgcTTACAGCCACACTCATGTCTGTCTTAGTGCTTTGCAATGTTATGACCATATTGCTGTTCTTCttgttaaactttattttacccGGATAAAAAACCCcaggtaaaataaagattaaaaacctctttttaaAGGATGACCTGGCCAAGAGACAGCAACaaatacaaaagagaaaaataggcagctaaaagaaaatatgaaggAATTGGCTTGGAACTGGTCTTGCTAATCAGAGTAGATTATGTAAAGATTCAAAGCTGACTGAATCAGCTTTGTGATGTGAAAGTTAATTGGATGTTCAGTTGTAGTTTTAAAGCTATTTGAATGGTCAGACTTGTCTTGAAAGTAAAGAAAGCAATGGAGGTCTACATGTCGGCCTTGTCATTTGTCAGTTTTCTTGTTAAATTCAGTATAGTGTACATCTTAATAAAATAACCTAATCAAACGAAGAGATTTTGTCTTATAGAAGCAATGCAAGTATGAACAGTTTTCATTATGGTCATTTCCATGGACACATTAAGGTGAGTGATAATAATTCTGACCTTAACAGTATAGTTACATAATACCACTTAAACTACATTTTGGCAATAAGTTGCAAagacataattattttataatagtTCTGGGTCCACTCTGGTTTCTCTTTTTCCTGCAGAGTAAAAGTCTCAATGGGTAAAAAGAGGATTCCACTCAGTTACATAGAAACATCCACATAATGGCTCATTTTAATtccactttaaaatgtgttcaataCATTTCAGGCCTGATCAAAAGTGAGCACACAGATTCAACTTTTACAGTTAGATACTAGAGATCAGAATCTGGGTATAATGATGGACTTTCCTAAACTTTCCAAGACACACTGACACAAGACAATTTCAAAGTAAgccttttatcatccagttctGAAGTCCTAACATTGACTTGATGTAGCTCAGAGAATTGACCTTAATGTACTTTagctagtttataaatcactcaaTGGTTTAGCACCAAAGTagattaaagatctgttgttcctgttgttgtttgattttctgGTTCAAGTCTGCTCTATATCTGCATAACCTGAATCAAACTAGGAGAAGCAGAATTCATTTTTATCCTCCACCATTCTGGAACAAACTagcagaaaactacaaaactgctgaaacacggTGTTTCTATAATTCAAAGctaaaaacccatttatttaaaagtgctttTGGTTAATATTAACTGGAGCATCATTAATTTTACTCTGTATTTCACCTTTTCATAGCTTCTCTTTATTGTGCAAATGTTTGTTGCTCGTTTGCCGTTTTATGTCTTCATCATGTCtttaaatgtgctatacaaataaacttgtctTGCCTTACAGTCGCTATCCTCTAGATGGCAGCAGTGAGTCGCCTCAGCTTGTGTGCTGTTGAGCCTTTGTTTATAGGAGCCACAGAGACAGAGGGGCCATGCCGCTCCACGGCTTTGTCCCTGACACGGATTAACTGTCTGACTGACAATGGCTGTGTCACTGACAACCACGCACACCCACTCAGCTGTGgccctaaaagaaaaaagaaaaacacattttgtcgTTTACCTCCCAAGTCGCTCCCCTCCTGCGTCGTTTCCTCCTCTCCGCTTATTATTAATGAGAGCAACTCAGACTGTTCGGAAGAGCGGAGGTCCACTGGCTCGCTCTCCCCCGTCTCTTTCTCTTCCATCACTGGCCTTGCTGTTGATGTAGTTGTAGCTCGTGTACTACCTCCCTCCTCAGCGGGTCGAAGCGGCGGAGCGGGACATGTCACTCACACATGAACAACATGTCACAGCAGGAACATGTTCCGCCGCGCGGCACCGTTCGACACGCATCTGGCTGGCGCTCATCGTTCTGGAGCCCGTGTTCTCCAGGGTTTCTCCCACGCGCCCCGCACGGGAGCCAAGTTAACTTTTCATAGAATCACTCAATCCGCCGGCGAAAACACTTTGTAGTGCTCAAGCAAGACTCGTCTCAGCTTAGGCCTCCAGTAATGTATTTTAAGGTTCTTGCTTGTCTTCTGGGTGGGGAGCCGGACTAGGGGCCCCTGGGGCTCCTTAAGGGGCTCCTGGGtaaatttaaagagacagtaacagcGTCGACGACGCACACCCACCCCGGAGGGGGGGCAGAGCGAGCAGCAGGCGCTAATGCTGATAAGCTGCTAATACAACGGCTGTTGTTCTATCATAAACACGCGATGGCAGAGACGCTTTAGCTCATGTTCAAACACAAGGCGGTTCCATGTCACCAGGGCCCCTGGGTCCCAggtcacaaaatgttttaaatgggGACTTATGTAGTTTGACTGTTATAATTAGCCTTATTTTCCTAGTTCAGTTCGATTTAATTTATGCAGTGCAAGACAAACAGATTCCTTTTGTATTCAGTTATATAGCAATTCATAATAAAAGCATGCCAATTGATGCCAGTACATTCAATATAGACATTTGCATTTAACCACAGTCCAGTTCTATTGTAAATATAATACAGTACAATTGGTAAAAGTTATCTTGGTAAGGAAGTCCAGCTAATAGAATACAGAttaatgactttgtttctcCTCCTTTGCAAGAATATGGCAACCGAGGACAGATGATTGCATTTGATAGGTATACTTTGCAGGAGTCTCTTAACTGAGAAAGCATGTGGTGAAAGTGGAAAGGAACAACAGACTGGGGCTTGAGAGAACAGAAAGCAGACTCAAAGGAGAACTGGTCTACGGGTCATTTTAAGCATGTAGTTTAGCTATggttgtttcattattttctcaACTGATTATTtagcttgataaaaaaaattaacatggTGGGAAAATCCCTAAATTCTCTGTTATAAAGGGTCCAGATAATGAGCACCAataccaatttaaaaaacaaaattttccacattttgcctACATGTGCTTTTTGAAAGTACTGGTTTGGTAAAAATTATTAGGACAAACCCTTAGTCTTTTTGTCTCAGTGTGACCACAAAACATATAGATACATGTTTTACATCCAAACACGTTCACATATAGATATTCAGTACCACAATGATTCATGCCTCTGGCAGGTttgctaaatatattttcacttaAACCAGAAGTTTGTCTCAGAAGAGAAATGATATAGACAATTTTCAAAAcatcacaatatatatattaatatttacattttacttaaaagatgccatattaaaaaattatgcatACCTTTCTAATTCATACTCTTCCTATAACTGATGATGAGCGTTGTCCTATGTTGTCTCTGTTATTTTGACAATTAgtgatttgaatttttattttgtacctACATGCTACCTTTTTTTCACTGCTTTCATTTCTACCAACTGCATTGTGTCAGCAGTGgtgctgttgccttgcaacaagaaggtcctgggttcgattcccaacccggggtctttctgcacggagtttgcatgttctccctgtgcatggtgggttctctccgggtactccggcttcctcccacagtccaaaaacatgactgttaggttaattggtctctctaagttctccctaggtgtgtgcgtgcttgtgtgcgtgtgtgtgtgcatggttgtttgtcctgtctttctctgtgttaccctgcggcagactggcgacctgtccagggtgaccccgcctcttgttcgctagagataggcaccagcacctctcctgaccccactaggaacaaaggtgttagaaaatggatggatggatgtcaaggcagatttatttatatagcactatTTGCACAAAGGAAACTAAAGGAACAGAAATAACATACTGGGCATCTGGAAAGTACTCACAGTGCTTTTCCAGTgcatttttgtcttattccaatctctattaaattaatttctttactCAAATTCTATAACCCATATAACAATATGACATTTTTTGAGTGTtgtgcaatatatatatatatataataaattgCATGTCTTGGttacacatttagaaaatacacattaaatatGAAGTACCACATAAAAATAGAGATGTTAAAATGCTggtttaacaaaacatttgacgTAACAGAAATCAAATTATAAAAAACTGGTCATCAATTGATGATATTTTACAGGAATATACAGTAAAATATTACTGTAAACAACAGTAACCTTTTCAGCCCTAATTTAAAGGAGACAACAGTTTCTGTACTTCTAAGGCTGTCAAGGGATATAGCAACTAAATGTTTTCTCGTCTTGTTATGTCAGACAACCTGACCGTTGTGAcgtaaacatttgaaaacaattgGATATGTATCCAGTTTAATACCACATATGTGATTGTTTTCCTAGTCTTTCCCAGCCAGCATTCCtagatgggtcccatatgggatAAATGTGGGCAAGAATATGGGTCCCACATGGTTTTTCCACGGTTTCCATGGTGGATATAAAAATCCAGATAGACCTATGTAGGGCCACCATGGAAACCGCAGACAAAACCATGTGGGACCCATATTCTCGCCCACATTTATCAGTGCAATAATAATGTATTGCGATCTCTAGAAGATCACATTCTTCAACCGTTTATACCACATCCTAGCATCAATAATTTAGGTTCTAATCCCTTTTTGATATTCTTCATGAAATCTGATAACATCATGATTATTCCCTCCAGTAGAAGTAATAAAATTGCTTCATATTGAACATGTTTATGGAGGGTTAAAgggacaaaataaatcaatacatcATCATATCTTTAATTAAATGCCCCATATGGCACTTTTAATTATGTCCCACATGTTTAATTAACCATTTTATTGAACATACATATTCAATTaaatagttaatttatttaacagacattacataaaatatattagataattaaaatacaaacttatATAACAGCCaatgcaaataattaattaatcgaGGGGTGGTGCTAAAACGGACTTGTTGAGCTCCACTAGTTTAACctcatttttttgaaaatgatgttAGCTCTTGTAATGCAGAATTCTCATTAGCTTTTGTGTGAGCTGGTGGGAGAGATTTTACAATCAGCAGACATGGAAGCAGGAGATTGTCATTCAAACTACTTAGCAGATAAAGTCAAAGAATTTCAATTCAAGAAACTCCTCCACCTTGATTTTCAAGAACCAGGCTAAGCTGGAGCAAAGAAGAGTTCAACAGATCAGTTTAAGTCACGCCTCTCTACATTGACTGGCCATACCAcagataaaattatttcatgaaCAGGAACCAAGAAATTATCATTCTCTGCCATTATCTGCATTGGCTGTTATGTATTTTAGTGCTTTAAtggcatttaataaattaattaaattattaaaatgtttaattaagcatttatttatttcatgctccttttaattaattatctattcatttatttaattttgtccccAGTATAACTCTTCATAGATTAATTTTGTGCAGGCATG
This window harbors:
- the zfta gene encoding uncharacterized protein C11orf95, with translation MEEKETGESEPVDLRSSEQSELLSLIISGEEETTQEGSDLGEDNLANGHGGEDSETAPGPSGRKPRVQRASRPGLSRIPGRDHRRYYHEYWRSEYLMDFDPQRHGMICMVCGSTLATLKLSTIKRHIRQKHPDSLLWSAADKEVIRSGWESHLSLGAGQRSAAGPSLQGEEDSMHFGQHIGETPDPVPLQELQPPALTPRTVEDESLQPQEEEHELPGPSARTLERYLNDSLHAWFRQEFLMEYEAEAGRLLCMVCGAVLPSLHLDHIKSHVLETHPNSLVYSSEEKHCILQAWAQTHGEPDSVKPEPTPNTKAKGADIFTEDLKTVPINADMFPEGDSTLTQDIRLIGEDGGVGAPRLPSQPLRQSRKRRLRGGDPWRLRLDYLVAYGPQDQGTFCMVCSQVLHESKVSSFRRHIQECHPETTTLSRQEREAMAAAWTKDSSADGMQIPDGSG